A portion of the Scylla paramamosain isolate STU-SP2022 chromosome 2, ASM3559412v1, whole genome shotgun sequence genome contains these proteins:
- the LOC135113417 gene encoding helix-loop-helix protein 11-like isoform X4: MGGGGGWCCGGDWQNPHLCRIKAAILQQTAEYIYQLEQEKTRLLSQNCQLKRLLNHQQHHADAEGSPAGGESPCDDGSSGGEVVVSTQVDGGSGSEDLRREMIELRVQLDRERRHRMSLEEHIRSLESPGLGFPERIKETSSHPTSKVELREPKVEPVPVPVTVPGQVTNVVEVTTTPRAPLTTTTIKSEPLSPSTNLQIIPSTPAAATAPTTTTSAVAPQAAVTTTTTTTAVIGQPTLRQALLSRQSLNPNGHGNHIPTTVVSASPATTIVTVVPSAKGGIDALPSVFEALTAPGRIGGAKVEVEPAPRVPSPETTIEYVDDSKNHTVYIVNSTNAACQKSLDTICEAIRHLEGDHMFQTEEQHPRLEEEIITDETLTIEDHVGEQVTLAEEEPITLHMVGEPQEVPLELTTTHRPNTPHSRLAPQQAATISLNSGTGGRLVSHPGTRLPQASPTMEAVPVCSISTTTSSPSSTLLQPSRPGVIVVKHP, from the exons gcGGCCATCCTGCAGCAAACAGCGGAGTACATTTACCAGCTGGAGCAGGAGAAGACCCGGCTCCTCTCCCAGAACTGTCAGCTGAAGCGGCTCCTgaaccaccagcagcaccatgCTGATGCTGAAG GAAGTCCAGCAGGAGGAGAGAGTCCCTGTGATGAtggaagcagtggtggtgaggtggtggttaGCACACAGGTGGATGGAGGAAGCGGATCAGAGGACCTGCGACGAGAGATGATTGAGTTGAGGGTGCAACTGGACCGTGAGCGGCGCCATCGCATGTCTCTAGAGGAACACATCCGCTCCCTGGAGTCCCCTGGACTAGGCTTCCCTGAACGCATCAAGGAAACATCATCTCATCCCACTTCA AAGGTGGAATTGCGGGAACCTAAGGtagagccagtgccagtgcctGTAACAGTGCCTGGCCAGGTGACCAATGTGGTAGAGGTAACCACCACTCCACGAGCTCcccttactaccaccaccatcaagtcAGAGCCACTTAGCCCTTCCACTAACCTCCAGATCATCCCCTCA AcgcctgctgctgccactgctcccaccaccaccacctctgcagTGGCTCCCCAAgctgctgtcaccaccaccaccacaaccacggcAGTCATAGGCCAGCCAACACTACGGCAGGCTCTCCTGAGCCGGCAGTCACTGAACCCTAATGGGCATGGCAACCATATCCCGACCACTGTGGTGTCTGCCAGCCCAGCAACCACCATTGTCACTGTTGTCCCCTCAGCCAAG GGTGGCATTGATGCACTTCCATCAGTGTTTGAAGCCCTAACAGCTCCTGGGAGGATTGGTGGGGCCAAAGTAGAGGTGGAGCCAGCTCCACGTGTTCCCTCCCCAGAGACTACCATTGAGTATGTGGATGATAGCAAAAACCACAC GGTGTATATTGTCAATTCAACTAATGCCGCCTGCCAGAAGTCTCTAGACACCATTTGTGAAGCCATCCGACACCTGGAGGGTGACCACATGTTCCAGACAGAGGAGCAACACCCACgcctggaggaggagatcaTTACTGATGAGACACTTACCATTGAGGACCACGTTGGGGAGCAGGTAACCCTGGCAGAGGAGGAGCCCATCACCCTGCACATGGTGGGAGAGCCACAGGAGGTGCCCCTAGAGCTGACCACCACCCATCGCCCCAACACTCCACACTCCCGGTTGGCACCCCAGCAGGCAGCCACCATTAGCCTCAATTCAGGCACTGGAGGCCGCTTAGTGTCCCATCCTGGCACCCGGCTTCCCCAGGCATCCCCAACGATGGAGGCTGTACCAGTGTGCagtatctccaccaccacttcctccccctcctccaccttactACAACCTTCCAGACCGGGGGTCATTGTAGTGAAGCATCCTTAA
- the LOC135113417 gene encoding helix-loop-helix protein 11-like isoform X3: MEQEKRIRREIANSNERRRMQSINAGFASLKTLLPHHEGEKLSKAAILQQTAEYIYQLEQEKTRLLSQNCQLKRLLNHQQHHADAEGSPAGGESPCDDGSSGGEVVVSTQVDGGSGSEDLRREMIELRVQLDRERRHRMSLEEHIRSLESPGLGFPERIKETSSHPTSKVELREPKVEPVPVPVTVPGQVTNVVEVTTTPRAPLTTTTIKSEPLSPSTNLQIIPSTPAAATAPTTTTSAVAPQAAVTTTTTTTAVIGQPTLRQALLSRQSLNPNGHGNHIPTTVVSASPATTIVTVVPSAKGGIDALPSVFEALTAPGRIGGAKVEVEPAPRVPSPETTIEYVDDSKNHTVYIVNSTNAACQKSLDTICEAIRHLEGDHMFQTEEQHPRLEEEIITDETLTIEDHVGEQVTLAEEEPITLHMVGEPQEVPLELTTTHRPNTPHSRLAPQQAATISLNSGTGGRLVSHPGTRLPQASPTMEAVPVCSISTTTSSPSSTLLQPSRPGVIVVKHP; the protein is encoded by the exons gcGGCCATCCTGCAGCAAACAGCGGAGTACATTTACCAGCTGGAGCAGGAGAAGACCCGGCTCCTCTCCCAGAACTGTCAGCTGAAGCGGCTCCTgaaccaccagcagcaccatgCTGATGCTGAAG GAAGTCCAGCAGGAGGAGAGAGTCCCTGTGATGAtggaagcagtggtggtgaggtggtggttaGCACACAGGTGGATGGAGGAAGCGGATCAGAGGACCTGCGACGAGAGATGATTGAGTTGAGGGTGCAACTGGACCGTGAGCGGCGCCATCGCATGTCTCTAGAGGAACACATCCGCTCCCTGGAGTCCCCTGGACTAGGCTTCCCTGAACGCATCAAGGAAACATCATCTCATCCCACTTCA AAGGTGGAATTGCGGGAACCTAAGGtagagccagtgccagtgcctGTAACAGTGCCTGGCCAGGTGACCAATGTGGTAGAGGTAACCACCACTCCACGAGCTCcccttactaccaccaccatcaagtcAGAGCCACTTAGCCCTTCCACTAACCTCCAGATCATCCCCTCA AcgcctgctgctgccactgctcccaccaccaccacctctgcagTGGCTCCCCAAgctgctgtcaccaccaccaccacaaccacggcAGTCATAGGCCAGCCAACACTACGGCAGGCTCTCCTGAGCCGGCAGTCACTGAACCCTAATGGGCATGGCAACCATATCCCGACCACTGTGGTGTCTGCCAGCCCAGCAACCACCATTGTCACTGTTGTCCCCTCAGCCAAG GGTGGCATTGATGCACTTCCATCAGTGTTTGAAGCCCTAACAGCTCCTGGGAGGATTGGTGGGGCCAAAGTAGAGGTGGAGCCAGCTCCACGTGTTCCCTCCCCAGAGACTACCATTGAGTATGTGGATGATAGCAAAAACCACAC GGTGTATATTGTCAATTCAACTAATGCCGCCTGCCAGAAGTCTCTAGACACCATTTGTGAAGCCATCCGACACCTGGAGGGTGACCACATGTTCCAGACAGAGGAGCAACACCCACgcctggaggaggagatcaTTACTGATGAGACACTTACCATTGAGGACCACGTTGGGGAGCAGGTAACCCTGGCAGAGGAGGAGCCCATCACCCTGCACATGGTGGGAGAGCCACAGGAGGTGCCCCTAGAGCTGACCACCACCCATCGCCCCAACACTCCACACTCCCGGTTGGCACCCCAGCAGGCAGCCACCATTAGCCTCAATTCAGGCACTGGAGGCCGCTTAGTGTCCCATCCTGGCACCCGGCTTCCCCAGGCATCCCCAACGATGGAGGCTGTACCAGTGTGCagtatctccaccaccacttcctccccctcctccaccttactACAACCTTCCAGACCGGGGGTCATTGTAGTGAAGCATCCTTAA